The genome window ATCCTCTATTTTTGCTTGTTTATATTCTCTTTTTGCACTGTCTTCTAATTCTGTAAACTGCCTtaagtcttggtgagaaaggtggactataaaagaaataactaaatacaTAGACATCCATTCTAGCAGGGGTCTCCAGAAAGCCCCAaaacagggctgccaacctccaaggggtggctgaagatctcgaagtacaactaatctccaggccacagaggtgatTTTCTCTCTTTTAGAAGGTAGGCTGTAtagcacagtggctaagtggttgggctacgaatcagcactctgctggttcaaatcccagtactgccCATGAGCTCAGAAAGTGGCCTTAGAGAAGCCATTCCTCTCTGCCccatgttgtggggataatacgcGTGCTATTGATCTGTCTAGAACTGCAATCTGTCTAGAACTGCAATTGATCTGTCTAGAACTGCAATTATTAGAGCATAgggagtggttgggctgtgaatcagcactctactggttcgactcccactgtcatgagctcagcaggtggctttgggtgagcccccctctcagcccagctccccaactgcattggggggataataaccttcgatttatattccgcccttcaggacaacttaatgcccactcagagcggtttacaaagtatgtcattattatccccacgacatcaatcaccctgtgaggtgggtggggctgagagagctccagagagccgtgactagcccaaggtcacccagctggcttccagtggggaatcaaacccggctctccagattagagtcccgcgctcttaaccacaacaccaaactgtctaataacattgactttgttcaccgctctgagtagggAACCagtctgcctagaagagcagtttGTTATTATCAGTAGTAGTAGTACTAGTCTGCTgaggccccgccccctccaggccccgcccccaaatctcccgcCACCTCCCCACCTGGAGCCGGCCACCCCTCGCAGAAGCAGGCAGCGGGCGGACTGCCCCTGCCCATGGAGGCTTCCTCCAGCAAAGGCCGCCCCGCCCGCCTCCCAAGCCAGTGGGCGTGGCCACGCATTGCATATTAGCCTCGCCCCGCCCAAGTTGGGCGCCCTAAAAGGCAGTGGGcgtggccaccccaggagcaggcCCCGCCCGACCCAAACGGCGCCCTCATTAGCCTGGCCCCGCCCACCTCGGCGCGCTGCCGCTGCTTGAGCTCCTGCTGGGCCGCGCGCTGCTTGGCCTTCTCCCCGCGGCTGCCGGGCGCCTCCTTGGCCTTGGGCGCGGGCGGCGCCTTCTCGCGGCGGGCCCCGCCGGCCTCCATCCCAGGGCCGGGGAGCAAGATGgcggcgggaggggagggggaggccggcGCCTCAGGCGGCGCATGCGCGGGGTGCGGGCCGCTCTAGCCGCGCCTCTGTGGCTGCCACCGAGCC of Eublepharis macularius isolate TG4126 chromosome 17, MPM_Emac_v1.0, whole genome shotgun sequence contains these proteins:
- the SVBP gene encoding small vasohibin-binding protein, with amino-acid sequence MEAGGARREKAPPAPKAKEAPGSRGEKAKQRAAQQELKQRQRAEIYALNRVMTELEQQQFDAFCKQMQASGE